AAAAAATTACCCGAACTGAAAGCTATTACTAAGGTTTAAATCACACATATAAAGAAAAACATATCCCCACTGGAAAACCATAAAGCAATAAGCTGTACAAATTAACGACTTCTGCAACATCCACAAATAAAGCAAACTGAATACCTCGCATTCAGTACTCCTGCTCTTTGACTGCTCCTAGGGGATGGAATCGTAGTATGGCGGTCATCCGCATCTGAAGTTCTTGTTACTGAAAGAGAAAATGGCCCTGCAGGCACGCTTATCTGGGCCGAACCTTGGCGGGGTTGAGTTGACTCTTGCTCTGAGACCTGATTACGATTGCGATAACGCCAATACAGAAGAGGCAACGTAGCCACACATCCAGCTGCATAACCCACAATCCACAAGAACAACGGAGCACGTGGATGCTCATTTTTGGACACAGACAAAACAACAATAGATGCAACAATCTGGCTCACTGTGAGACCTAGTTCAATAGATATCCACATCCCTGAATTCAGTGGACTCCGGCGACGACGGGCATCACCTCTTCTTCCAAACGAGGAACTTCTAGCGTTTGAATTATTGCTAGAAGGGATTGATGTATGAGAAGTTGGTGCTCTTGGCGTAGTCCCATGTCTGTCTTGATTTTGCAATGTATCCAAGCCATTAGAAGACCTATCGTGATGCAAACTAGATGAAGAAGCATCACTGCTCCTTATGTTAATGACATGCTCATTTCTGTTACCGTTCTCTGCCCTCTCCATCAACAATGGGTAATTGTCCGGCAGGCTATCAGAATATAGTTCCACAGAGGGAACATCCATCTAAGTGCAACGACCAAATAGAAAATAACGTCAGCATAGAACTGCTACACAAGAACACGGCCCTTATGTCCTGACTCCTCAACACTAGTAGAAATTAAACCCGTTCAGAGCAGCCCAATCAGCCTGCAAAGATTCAAGGCCCATGTCAGATTCATAAAGACTTTAATTGAAGCACTGCATAAGATCACAAGCTTGAACGAGCTTGAACTTAAACAGCTACTATATTATCTCAACTTCAAATTTAAAGATCGTGAGCGGACAATTTTTATGCGGTAGAGAAGAAAATCTCAATACAACAACCTGAAATGCATCCTCAACAACCAACCACTCGCTTTCTTTCACTAATTCTGACCATTTTTCTGACCATCTAAAAGAATCTAACACAAGAAAGAACAAGATGCGATGCAAGAGGCTACATCATTCAACCAAAGAAAACCAAGTGCTGATAAATATTCTTCAATAGCTCTCACAATAGAAGAAGATTTCAGGCCACGCGAGCAAAATGATGGCTCATTGCCAGAAACTTGAACCGTCCCAATGCTCTCATagccaaaaattcaaaaccattCAACAAGTAAACTGTACAACTTAAGCAGATAAAGGAAATGCTCCCAATCACATCTTAACtatgaaaatagaaaagggaaaCAGTCCTTTTGCCAGCAAAATAATTCAAGATCAGTCCTGCTACTGGGAAAAACACTTCAATTGTCTAATTCTTTCGACAAGCAACGAATCTCTCAACTCCTCTCCATGTAAAATCGCAAAAACAGCTGAACCTAAGCTAGCAGCGAAAGCGCGATCAGCATTTACTCCAGCATTTACCCCGATCATAAAAATTCAGCTCTGAATGCGCACAAGACGATCACAAAACCTTCCCGGAATTCACCCAGTTGACTAAACCCCCATCGTCCAAGAAAAATCCCTCAAGAACGCTCCAAGAAAGCACAATCCATTCCCCCCAAAACCCCGAAACCTAGCAAGAAGCTCGACCCGATGAGACACCGACCTTGACCCCCTCGAAAACCTCGCACAACACGAGCGCCCGAACCCAATTTGGCACGATCGGCATCAATTTAAAAGCCTCGAGCGAGGaagcgagggagagagaaggaaagaatcGGCACCTGTGACAGGGTTGCGAGGGGGAAAGAGCAGAGAAGACgcggggagagggagagagaggggccgATTCGAGAGCTCGAGGTAAGGAACGACGTCGTGTCGGGGTTGGGATTTCGCGGATGGTCGCTTTCGCTTTCCCGGGAGCTCGTTTTCTATCGGTGGGAGAGACGAAACGTCGGGGTAGGGGTCTCCATTGATTCGGTGCTTCGTCACCGAATATAAGTGTATGGGAGAAGGTGCGACGATGATGACGCCTagataactattttatttttgaaattaattttcatttaaaaatattttttttaaatttctaattccTAAATGagtttttgaggaaaaaaacgCATTttataacaatataaaatttatattaCTGAAATAGAAGTTCATTTGACAACGGTTGgaaatttatacttctgaaatattattgacacaaaatcttctataaaaaatttctacttcaattttttatttttattttaatttccataaaaattaatttttattattagtaaatattatttaacatttaaaaataaagaattattattgattttttactCCTGCGGTGGTAGGCGGCGACCGGTGGGGGGTGGCGATGGGTGGCAAAGGTTGGCACTGGTCGGCGGTGGGTGGGAGCGATAGGCAATGGGTGGTGGCGCCCGAGGGGCGATGGGCGGCGAAGGCGGCCAGCGGCGGGCAGTGGGCGGCGATAGCTAGCGAAGGTCGGTGGTGGGCAACGCCAAGGTTGGTGGTGGCCGGCATTGGTcacggcgatgggcggcggcaaCCAACGATGGTGGCGACGGTGATGGCTACGGCAGTGACCGGTGGTGGTTGCTATGATGGTCGATAATGGGGGTCGGCGAAGACCGGCGATGGGCAAGGATGGTTGGCGAAGGTCGGCAGCGGTGAGTAGCGACCAGCAAAGGAAGGCAACATAAAAAGTGCAAGGAGgacttgagaaaaaataaagggCTTTAATaagttatttctcatttttattcgtAAAATAGAGAAGCtaaatttttagcttctcatttctcttttaaatctatttctaaaacaaaaatttgtttcagaaacaaaaaaaataaaattatattaccaaacaaatttatgtttcaaactTGTTCCGTAAacaggtttggaacaaaaatagagaaatataaTGGTTATCATGCATAAAGCTccggtgttaaaaaaaaatcatttttttttccataacaagataaaaaagaagaagaaaaaaaattaattgtttaTTATCGGGCTGGtaaaaaagccaaaatgaaaTTGGAATAAGCAACACCACCAACAAGTTGAAAGAGTACGTAAAACGCATCGTAGATTCCGGATCTATTTCTAGATCGGAATATAATAGCATCCAAATCTAAATTTAGATCGGTAGAGAAAACCCGCAAAAGAGATACCGATTAATTACAAAATTACTTTTAGATAAGCCGACTACCGAAATGAGCCACGGTCGACCATATGGAGCAAGCGCTGAAGCCGAAACGAGCAAGCGAATCTGGAATGGCCGATTCTTCCAAGACGCTCAGGCTTCGTACTTCTAAGCTCACTGGACAAAATTCTTCATGAGAAAGAAGTCGATGGGATCGTCcgaaatcaatgaaaaaatcttcaaaaagaagTTGCGGCCtcgaaaaatttttaaaaaataaataaaagggaaaagaagaggatgaggggtgagggagagagagaatgatccCTTCCTCTCCCTCGGAAATTTGCCGCATGAGAGGCTTGGCCGTGGGTCTTATTTAGTCCATTGGCTTATAGAACTTTCATAATCATGTTGCCAATCACACGGGATTGTAAACACAACACAAAAGTGCCATGCAGCGTAAATCGTAAACAAATTCTGGGGCTTAAATGAAATGTACAAATGAAACTGAATTTTAGCATTTGCACTTGCATTATCCTATTTCTGATAATTGATAGAGCTTGTCTGGTTCGGAAATCGCATCGAAACTATCTTCTATGGCCACCCATGGTCTATAACGTGCCTTAAAAACATTCAAGTATGAATGGAATCGGACTTTTGAGCAAAAGCCGAGCACGCCATGAGCGTTTCAGCGTAAGATACATTGTCCAATTCCGTCCATCCGCCGTTCCGGATCCCCGGCGAGCCGACACACGTCGGTGGGGGCGGTGGCTTTACTTTGTTCCGCTCTCACCTTCTTGgcaccttctttttctcctctccCCCTTCACCCTTTTTTCCTGTTTGATTGCAAACATGAGGAAAAGATGATTCAGCACTTTCGCAAAAGGAAGTGCCGCGTATGACTACGACACCGTTTTGGCATCTCTCCGAAAGAGAAATCAGCACTTTCCCAGAAGGGGGAGCCGCGTGGGACCACACGACGGCGTTTCGGCTTCAGTGAAAGAGCAAGCGCGTTTCGGCATTTCTTGCATTTACAACCAAAATTTAGGACCcgtaattaaaaagaaaaaattaccattaAATTACGCCAATGTAACCAcgagtaaaaaattattttcagagCGAGGCTATTATTACCACAGCCTAAAATGACTCGGGTCACGACATGTtggtttttagcaattttttcaGTAAGGGCAGTTGGTCCcataaattttcgaaaaaagccggtgaattcaatttattttggccaactgattttctttttgttcaggGCTTTTACCAACTAATTTGACCAGCCAATTTTATGATTAGAGAAAAGAAATTGGAGACAAATAAATTTCAGTAAAATGAGTAAGATATTATAGCCTTTTGAGGcccgcaaaaagaaaaatgacataaaccATCCCTAAATTTCGGTCTAATATGTAATATTGTCTCCAGACTTTTTAATCTGTTCAATGCGTTCCCTAAATTCCGGTCCAATGTGTAACGTCGGctctcaacttttaatttgttcaatttgatccttgaattttaattttaacaattaatatgatccatgaactatTGAACATTTTCCGTACAAATCTAAGgactatattaaatatttttcaataatttaggAACTATcttgaacaaattaatagttTTTGAATTTCATTATACGttgagccaaaatttaaaaatcatgttgtataaattaaaagtttaggtaCGATATTGCATAccgaataaaaaattaaaaatcttttgTACTATTATTCTCTGCGAAGCTCCtcgatatttgcatttttcacGACCACGAGGCAAATATCTGACAGAGGATAGAAGTAAACACGGTGGGTCACCCGGCAAGGGTGTTTTAGTCATTATGCATAAAGAGGTGGCGTGGCTGTTTATCATGGATGCTTCACTTTTAAGTTAGAATGTGTTTGATTCATAGAAAATTTCgtgataaaaatatattttttaaaaaaattatttttatagaaAAACACTTTACCCTTTTCAAGtgaggaaattcatttttctaattttaagtatgcatattttctttaatCATGAATGATTTTTCGGTAGCCGATCATTTCGATAAATCAAACGAGTAAAAGTCTAGAAAATTAATTcgtgaaatatttttttcgcgTAAACAAACACACCCCTTAGTCTGTGAACCAATCCCATCTATCGAccgttccaaaaaaaaaaagaagaagaagaagaagaagaagaagctagtCTCACTTATTTTGtgggtatctttttttttttggtgattggCGAGGTGACCTTAATTCGTAATCTTGATCtactttttttcttactttagcCATTGGGCTTCGCCACTTGTTTCTTGTGGTGCGTTAGTCAATCAATCATGTCTACAGAAGTATATAATAACAAGCCATTTCTTAAGGATAGCCTCTAAGAGAGACGCATCGGACACTAAATTGTAAGATAATCATTGTCCATATCTTGAATGCTTTTCTTACATTCTCCACTCATTTTGTTTTTAGTTAGAATTCGTGCTCGCCTCGTTTAATAACACGAGTTccattcaataaaaaaaaataatgctaaTTCTAATGAGTTTTGAAGCTACAAATTAGGAATTACCGAAATTTTTGACATTATGGTAACTCTTCCAATCAAGTATTTCCATGGAAATTGTTTCATCATTTATCTTTCGATATTACGATGATGCAAGTGATTACATATAAAATGTCGCTATATCCTATAACTACGACGATcgtcaattttttaattgttatcGAGTCcctatatttttcattgatatgTAATTTGAATTAACAATTCCACCTTTACTTGTTCAAAAGGGGAACATTAATATGAAATGAGATACAATTTAACGAATAACTTTTAAGATGGATATTCCAATTTCAacccaaaaattatgaaaatggcGCACAAAAAAGATCTGTCTGAATTTAAAATGAATTGTATGCACACATAATGATGGATGTGCAGAATCATAAACTATATCATTGTCAAATATTTGATAAAgtaatttaaattttgtttcCAAAACGGTCCcttagtacttttttttttaatca
This genomic interval from Rhodamnia argentea isolate NSW1041297 chromosome 4, ASM2092103v1, whole genome shotgun sequence contains the following:
- the LOC115743509 gene encoding E3 ubiquitin-protein ligase At1g63170, with protein sequence MDVPSVELYSDSLPDNYPLLMERAENGNRNEHVINIRSSDASSSSLHHDRSSNGLDTLQNQDRHGTTPRAPTSHTSIPSSNNSNARSSSFGRRGDARRRRSPLNSGMWISIELGLTVSQIVASIVVLSVSKNEHPRAPLFLWIVGYAAGCVATLPLLYWRYRNRNQVSEQESTQPRQGSAQISVPAGPFSLSVTRTSDADDRHTTIPSPRSSQRAGVLNARLKALMEYFKMGLDCFFAVWFVVGNVWIFGGHSSASEAPNMYRLCIVFLTFSCIGYAMPFILCATICCCLPCIISILGFREDLSRTRGATDEAIHALPTYKFKLKKTRSGSDTENSASGEGVIAAGTERERTISGDDAVCCICLAKYANNDELRELPCSHFFHKECVDKWLKINALCPLCKSEVGIITTVSESGAGAA